From the Clavibacter phaseoli genome, one window contains:
- the dacB gene encoding D-alanyl-D-alanine carboxypeptidase/D-alanyl-D-alanine-endopeptidase: MRPPADGPDRARADRTDQDDPASRVRAPDRRRTRSLTTAVAVVALLAAGAVGAGALTGRAGSASASVAATSDPTPTTSPTPTQAPPRTAPADQAARDLRMCSISSLAQDPRLATFEGQVRDAASGRVLFDRNGSTPERTASVMKVITSAAALAALGPDRRIATTVVRGSEPGTVVLVGGGDPTLSRLTSGSSVYPGAPRLSDLAQQVRTAWAADPATAGTPITRIVLDTSLFSGDTWIPSWAATERKAGYSSFMTPLQLDADRADPAAVVSARSEDPLARVGSTFRSMLGGSADVTQGTAPAGAAVLGTVESQPVSSLIQTALINSDNVLAESLARLASIQVGAGNTQQSLATGIPKALQAYGLDTSTLTIVDGQGLSPDNRVPPSLLAQLMIQVDQRQQSLGYLHDGLPVAGRTGTLASRFTGDSAVARGHVVAKTGWIDTSYTLAGIVDAADGTKLTFAFYAIGNVTGDAKIALDALAAGTYRCGADLGDE; this comes from the coding sequence ATGCGACCCCCAGCCGACGGCCCCGACCGCGCGCGCGCCGACCGCACCGATCAGGACGACCCCGCGTCACGCGTCCGCGCGCCTGACCGCCGTCGCACCCGCTCCCTCACGACCGCCGTCGCCGTGGTGGCCCTGCTCGCCGCCGGTGCCGTCGGCGCCGGCGCGCTGACCGGACGCGCCGGCAGCGCCTCCGCGAGCGTCGCCGCCACCTCCGACCCGACGCCCACCACGAGCCCCACGCCCACGCAGGCGCCGCCGCGCACCGCGCCCGCCGACCAGGCCGCGCGCGACCTCCGCATGTGCTCCATCTCGTCCCTCGCGCAGGATCCGCGGCTCGCCACCTTCGAGGGCCAGGTCCGCGACGCCGCGTCCGGCCGGGTGCTGTTCGACCGGAACGGCAGCACGCCGGAGCGCACGGCGAGCGTCATGAAGGTCATCACGTCGGCCGCCGCCCTCGCCGCGCTCGGCCCCGACCGGCGCATCGCCACCACGGTCGTCCGCGGATCCGAGCCCGGCACGGTCGTGCTCGTCGGCGGCGGCGACCCGACCCTGTCGCGCCTCACCTCGGGCAGCTCCGTCTACCCGGGCGCGCCGCGCCTCAGCGACCTCGCCCAGCAGGTCCGCACGGCCTGGGCCGCGGATCCCGCGACGGCCGGCACGCCCATCACGCGCATCGTGCTCGACACCTCCCTCTTCTCCGGCGACACGTGGATCCCCTCGTGGGCCGCCACCGAGCGCAAGGCCGGGTACTCCAGCTTCATGACGCCGCTGCAGCTCGACGCCGACCGGGCGGATCCCGCGGCCGTCGTGTCGGCGCGCAGCGAGGATCCCCTGGCGCGCGTCGGGAGCACCTTCCGCTCCATGCTGGGCGGGTCTGCCGACGTCACGCAGGGCACGGCACCCGCCGGCGCCGCTGTGCTCGGCACGGTGGAGTCGCAGCCGGTGTCGTCGCTCATCCAGACGGCCCTCATCAACTCCGACAACGTGCTCGCGGAGTCGCTCGCGCGGCTGGCGAGCATCCAGGTCGGGGCGGGGAACACGCAGCAGTCGCTGGCGACGGGCATCCCGAAGGCCCTCCAGGCGTACGGGCTCGACACCTCCACGCTCACCATCGTCGACGGCCAGGGGCTCAGCCCCGACAACCGGGTCCCGCCGTCGCTGCTCGCGCAGCTGATGATCCAGGTCGACCAGCGGCAGCAGTCGCTCGGCTACCTGCACGACGGCCTCCCGGTGGCGGGCCGCACGGGCACCCTGGCGAGCCGGTTCACGGGCGACAGCGCCGTGGCCCGCGGGCACGTCGTGGCCAAGACCGGCTGGATCGACACCAGCTACACGCTCGCCGGCATCGTCGACGCGGCCGACGGCACGAAGCTGACCTTCGCCTTCTACGCCATCGGGAACGTGACGGGCGACGCGAAGATCGCCCTCGACGCGCTGGCCGCGGGCACGTACCGCTGCGGGGCGGACCTGGGGGACGAGTGA
- the tmk gene encoding dTMP kinase: MTGVFITLEGGDGVGKSTQSALLRGWLEDEGHEVVVTREPGGSELGVEIREIVLHRRGHIAPRAEALLYAADRAHHVETVVRPALERGAVVLQDRYLDSSVAYQGAGRVLDAGEIRDLSLWAAQGLLPDLTVLLDLDQGAARVRLDAARTRFDRLEAERADFHERVRQAFLGLAGAEPERFLVLDAARPREEIATEIRTRAQALITAGASA; encoded by the coding sequence GTGACCGGCGTCTTCATCACCCTGGAGGGCGGCGACGGCGTGGGGAAGTCCACGCAGTCGGCGCTCCTCCGGGGGTGGCTGGAGGACGAGGGCCACGAGGTCGTCGTCACCCGCGAGCCCGGCGGCAGCGAGCTCGGTGTGGAGATCCGCGAGATCGTGCTGCACCGCCGCGGCCACATCGCGCCGCGCGCCGAGGCGCTCCTGTACGCGGCCGACCGCGCGCACCATGTCGAGACGGTCGTGCGGCCGGCCCTCGAGCGGGGCGCCGTCGTGCTGCAGGACCGCTACCTCGACTCGTCCGTCGCCTACCAGGGCGCGGGGCGCGTGCTCGACGCCGGCGAGATCCGCGACCTGTCGCTCTGGGCCGCGCAGGGGCTCCTGCCCGACCTCACCGTGCTGCTCGACCTCGACCAGGGCGCGGCCCGGGTCCGCCTCGACGCCGCCCGGACGCGCTTCGACCGGCTCGAGGCCGAGCGCGCCGACTTCCACGAGCGCGTCCGCCAGGCGTTCCTCGGGCTCGCGGGCGCCGAGCCGGAGCGGTTCCTGGTCCTCGATGCCGCTCGTCCGCGCGAGGAGATCGCCACGGAGATCCGCACCCGGGCGCAGGCGCTGATCACGGCGGGAGCCTCCGCATGA
- a CDS encoding alpha/beta hydrolase, with product MRRAGALGALLLAAVVALSGCGLIPVPEPRSSTSSPTTEDVAPDLARYYEQTLAWSPCEDGAQCATATAPLDWSAPDPATDIQLALVRHTARGADGPRGSLFVNPGGPGASGVDFVKASVDYAVSRDLQDAYDVVGWDPRGVGASTAVDCVDDAQLDSFLYGETEAPPGTPAHDEELVQASKSFAESCAARSGPLLQFIDTQSTVHDLDMLRALVGDEELNYLGYSYGTSIGAQYAQDFPGHVGRMVLDGATDPSASSFDVVLAQTTGFRSSFESYMAACLAGQGCPFRGSVEDGEETVSALLDRLDQSPLRAADGRELDGQVMRSAIDSALYSEQQWPALTTAFTEALRGESATAFALADSYFGRSPDGTYTGNFYEAFLAIQCIDYPVERDPAVLVTEAAEIRAAAGELADDDTSRDGEPDPLCGNWPYAAREAPAPVSAEGAAPIVVVGTTGDPATPYSWAEALAGQLSSGVLLTYEGEGHIAYDERDPCIVSAVDGYLLGGDPPAAGTTCG from the coding sequence GTGCGTCGCGCCGGTGCCCTGGGCGCGCTCCTCCTCGCCGCGGTCGTCGCGCTCAGCGGCTGCGGCCTCATCCCCGTCCCCGAGCCGCGCAGCTCCACCTCGAGTCCCACGACGGAGGACGTCGCGCCCGACCTCGCGCGGTACTACGAGCAGACCCTCGCGTGGTCCCCCTGCGAGGACGGCGCCCAGTGCGCGACCGCGACGGCTCCGCTCGACTGGTCCGCGCCGGATCCGGCCACCGACATCCAGCTCGCCCTCGTGCGGCACACCGCCCGCGGCGCCGACGGCCCGCGCGGGTCGCTCTTCGTCAACCCGGGCGGTCCGGGCGCGTCCGGCGTCGACTTCGTGAAGGCCAGCGTCGACTACGCGGTCTCGCGCGACCTCCAGGACGCGTACGACGTCGTCGGCTGGGATCCCCGCGGCGTCGGGGCGTCCACCGCCGTGGACTGCGTCGACGACGCCCAGCTCGACTCCTTCCTCTACGGCGAGACGGAGGCGCCTCCGGGCACCCCCGCGCACGACGAGGAGCTGGTGCAGGCGTCGAAGTCGTTCGCGGAGTCCTGCGCCGCCCGATCCGGCCCGCTGCTGCAGTTCATCGACACGCAGAGCACCGTGCACGACCTCGACATGCTGCGGGCCCTGGTGGGCGACGAGGAGCTCAACTACCTCGGCTACTCCTACGGCACGAGCATCGGCGCGCAGTACGCGCAGGACTTCCCCGGGCACGTCGGCCGGATGGTGCTCGACGGCGCGACGGATCCGTCCGCGAGCTCGTTCGACGTGGTGCTCGCGCAGACGACCGGCTTCCGCAGCTCGTTCGAGTCCTACATGGCCGCGTGCCTCGCGGGTCAGGGGTGCCCGTTCCGCGGATCCGTCGAGGACGGCGAGGAGACAGTCTCCGCCCTCCTCGACCGCCTCGACCAGAGCCCGCTGCGCGCCGCCGACGGGCGCGAGCTCGACGGGCAGGTCATGCGCAGCGCCATCGACTCCGCGCTCTACAGCGAGCAGCAGTGGCCGGCGCTCACGACGGCGTTCACTGAGGCCCTCCGCGGCGAGTCGGCCACGGCCTTCGCGCTCGCCGACTCCTACTTCGGCCGCAGCCCCGACGGGACGTACACGGGCAACTTCTACGAGGCGTTCCTCGCCATCCAGTGCATCGACTACCCGGTGGAGCGGGATCCGGCGGTGCTCGTGACGGAGGCGGCCGAGATCCGCGCCGCCGCCGGCGAGCTGGCGGACGACGACACCTCCCGCGACGGCGAGCCGGACCCGCTCTGCGGCAACTGGCCGTACGCGGCCCGGGAAGCCCCGGCACCCGTGTCGGCGGAGGGCGCGGCGCCCATCGTCGTCGTCGGGACCACGGGCGATCCCGCGACGCCGTACTCGTGGGCGGAGGCGCTGGCGGGTCAGCTCTCCTCGGGCGTGCTGCTCACCTACGAGGGCGAGGGGCACATCGCGTACGACGAGCGGGATCCGTGCATCGTCTCCGCGGTGGACGGCTACCTGCTCGGCGGGGATCCGCCGGCCGCCGGCACGACCTGCGGCTGA
- a CDS encoding isochorismatase family protein — protein sequence MSRALFIIDVQNDFTEGGALGVEGGGDVARGITRLLAAEPYRYDHVLASRDWHEATGGNGGHFAAAGTVPDYSTTWPEHCVQGTPGAEYHPDLDVTAVDFHIRKGQGAPAYSIFEGTTEDGVPLADLLVLHDITDIDVVGLATDYCVLASALDAVHQGKRVRILADLVAGVAPATSAAALDRLRDAGAEIVEGPAD from the coding sequence ATGAGCAGGGCCCTGTTCATCATCGACGTGCAGAACGACTTCACGGAGGGCGGCGCGCTCGGCGTCGAGGGCGGCGGCGACGTCGCGCGGGGGATCACCCGCCTCCTCGCCGCGGAGCCGTACCGCTACGACCACGTGCTCGCGTCCCGCGACTGGCACGAGGCCACGGGCGGCAACGGCGGGCACTTCGCCGCGGCCGGCACCGTCCCCGACTACTCCACCACCTGGCCCGAGCACTGCGTGCAGGGCACCCCCGGCGCCGAGTACCACCCCGACCTCGACGTCACCGCCGTCGACTTCCACATCCGCAAGGGCCAGGGCGCGCCCGCCTACTCGATCTTCGAGGGCACGACGGAGGACGGCGTGCCGCTGGCGGACCTGCTGGTGCTGCACGACATCACCGACATCGACGTGGTCGGCCTCGCGACCGACTACTGCGTGCTCGCCTCCGCGCTCGACGCGGTGCACCAGGGCAAGCGCGTGCGGATCCTCGCCGACCTCGTCGCGGGCGTGGCGCCGGCCACCAGCGCCGCCGCCCTCGACCGCCTGCGCGACGCGGGGGCCGAGATCGTCGAGGGCCCGGCCGACTGA
- a CDS encoding DNA polymerase III subunit delta' has protein sequence MTDPATDRASATHATAAPASATSASPDGRAIWDELTGQSEAVALLAAASSPRATARDATGTALAHSWLITGPPGSGRSNLAYAFATALLSDGTPEGDAATARQVAARSHPDLGVLATERVIIAIDEVRALVTSSQYSPSVGRYRVMVVEDADRMTERTSNLLLKALEEPPERTIWILCAPSEADLIPTIRSRVRSVRLRIPSVEDVAALIQRRDGVDAATATRAAREAQSHIGMAHRLATDAEARERRSRTLELALGIRSVGDAVRAAAAMLELAGQDAKAFTVQRDADERERALRSLGVQEGGSIPPQLRSQIRQLEEDQKRRATRSLRDGIDRILVDLMSLHRDVLLHQLGADLPQVNEAIAPRIAEAAEAGSAAASLAVLDAVGVARRRIDGNVSPALALESMLVSITRTRAAGRA, from the coding sequence ATGACCGACCCGGCGACCGATCGCGCGTCCGCGACGCACGCGACCGCCGCGCCGGCGTCCGCGACGTCCGCGAGCCCGGACGGCCGGGCGATCTGGGACGAGCTCACCGGCCAGTCCGAGGCCGTCGCCCTGCTCGCCGCCGCGAGCAGCCCGCGGGCCACGGCGCGCGACGCCACCGGCACCGCGCTCGCGCACTCCTGGCTGATCACCGGGCCCCCCGGATCCGGCCGCTCGAACCTCGCCTACGCCTTCGCCACCGCGCTGCTCAGCGACGGCACCCCGGAGGGCGATGCGGCGACGGCCCGCCAGGTCGCCGCCCGCAGCCACCCCGACCTCGGCGTGCTCGCGACCGAGCGGGTCATCATCGCCATCGACGAGGTGCGCGCGCTCGTCACGTCGTCGCAGTACTCGCCGTCGGTCGGCCGCTACCGCGTCATGGTCGTCGAGGACGCCGACCGGATGACCGAGCGGACGTCCAACCTGCTGCTGAAGGCGCTGGAGGAGCCGCCGGAGCGCACCATCTGGATCCTCTGCGCGCCCAGCGAGGCCGACCTCATCCCGACCATCCGCTCGCGCGTCCGCAGCGTGCGGCTGCGAATCCCGTCCGTCGAGGACGTGGCCGCGCTGATCCAGCGACGCGACGGGGTCGATGCGGCCACCGCGACGCGCGCGGCGCGCGAGGCGCAGAGCCACATCGGCATGGCGCACCGGCTCGCCACCGACGCCGAGGCGCGGGAGCGCCGCAGCCGCACCCTGGAGCTCGCGCTCGGCATCCGCTCGGTCGGCGACGCCGTGCGCGCGGCCGCCGCGATGCTCGAGCTCGCCGGCCAGGACGCCAAGGCCTTCACGGTGCAGCGTGACGCCGACGAGCGGGAGCGCGCGCTCCGGTCCCTCGGCGTGCAGGAGGGCGGGTCCATCCCGCCGCAGCTGCGCTCGCAGATCCGGCAGCTCGAGGAGGACCAGAAGCGGCGTGCCACGCGGAGCCTCCGCGACGGCATCGACCGGATCCTCGTCGACCTCATGTCCCTGCACCGCGACGTGCTCCTGCACCAGCTGGGGGCGGACCTGCCACAGGTGAACGAGGCGATCGCCCCCCGGATCGCGGAGGCCGCGGAGGCCGGATCCGCGGCGGCGTCGCTCGCGGTCCTCGACGCGGTCGGGGTGGCGCGGCGCCGGATCGACGGCAACGTCTCGCCGGCGCTCGCCCTGGAGTCCATGCTCGTCTCCATCACCCGCACGCGCGCGGCGGGTCGCGCGTGA